GATCAGCGTTCGCGGTAAACGATGCGACCCTTGGTCAAATCGTATGGCGAAAGCTCCACGCGAACCTTGTCGCCTGGAACGATCCGGATGAAGTGCTTCCGCATTCGACCAGCAACGTGGGCCATGACCTCGTTGCCGGTTTCTAATTGCACACGAAAGCGAGTGTTGGCGAGGGCTTGTGTAACGGTGCCCTCGACTTCAAAAGCTTCTTCTTTCTTACCCAAAATTGAACCTTCTTAGCGTTTGCTAAACTGAACGCCACGGCGAGCACCACGAAGGCCTGGTTTCTTACGTTCCTTCATGCGTGAATCACGCGTCAGGAAGCTGCCTTCACGCATCGGGTCGTGCAATGCCTCGTCGTGGCTGCACAGAGCACGGGCCAGGCCCATGCGGACAGCGCCGGCTTGGCCGGTCATGCCGCCTCCCGAAACTCGAATCAGCAAGTCGACCGTTTCGGTCAAGCCAGCGGCTTCGAGGGGTTCAGTGATCGCGTAGCGATGTTGGTCGTTGACGAAGTAATCTTCGATCGACTTACCATTGATAGTGATTTTTCCGCTGCCTGGACGAACGCGTACTCGGGCAACACTGCTTTTTCGACGTCCTGTTCCCAGTGCGTCGCCGTTGATCTTGTCTTTTTTTACTGCAATCATGGATCAGACCCGCGTGATGCGGTCGGTGAGGGCATGTGGGAACTAGGCGCTGGCTTTTTTGCCGGTGCGAGCCAATTCGACGGGTTGCTGAGCGGTGTGGGGGTGCTCAGGGCCAGCGTAGATTTTCAATTTGCTCAGCATTTGGCGAGCAAGTTTGTTCTTGGGCAGCATCCGACGGACGGCGTGGTACAGCAAATCTTCAGGCTTGCGGTCGCGACGATCTTGGTAGCTTTCCAGACGCAAGCCTGGGTAGCCAGTGTACCAAGTGTAGTGGCGGTCACGCATCTTGTTGCCCGTCATGCCGATCTTTTCGGCGTTGGTGACGATCACGAAATCACCGCAATCGACGTGTGGGGTGTACTCAGGACGATGCTTTCCCATCAGCACGACAGCGATATCGCTGGCGAGTCGACCGAGAACTTCGTC
Above is a window of Rhodopirellula islandica DNA encoding:
- the rplM gene encoding 50S ribosomal protein L13, with protein sequence MAKPGQIEKQWHVVDASDEVLGRLASDIAVVLMGKHRPEYTPHVDCGDFVIVTNAEKIGMTGNKMRDRHYTWYTGYPGLRLESYQDRRDRKPEDLLYHAVRRMLPKNKLARQMLSKLKIYAGPEHPHTAQQPVELARTGKKASA
- the rpsI gene encoding 30S ribosomal protein S9 encodes the protein MIAVKKDKINGDALGTGRRKSSVARVRVRPGSGKITINGKSIEDYFVNDQHRYAITEPLEAAGLTETVDLLIRVSGGGMTGQAGAVRMGLARALCSHDEALHDPMREGSFLTRDSRMKERKKPGLRGARRGVQFSKR
- the infA gene encoding translation initiation factor IF-1: MGKKEEAFEVEGTVTQALANTRFRVQLETGNEVMAHVAGRMRKHFIRIVPGDKVRVELSPYDLTKGRIVYRER